Proteins from one Sphingomonas sp. HF-S4 genomic window:
- the argF gene encoding ornithine carbamoyltransferase → MRHFLDLSDAGTADIQAMLDDAVARKSARIGWPKGKADADAPLAGHVLAMIFEKNSTRTRVSFDMAIRQLGGTSIVMDAGSMQLGRGESIADTARVLSGYVDAIMIRTDDHAKVVEMAKHASVPVINGLTDASHPCQIMADLLTILESGRTLPGLKVAWLGDGNNVLASIMEAGGLLGFDVVAACPQGFQPSDADVARGRGRARVVGTASEAAEGADVIVTDTWISMGQPHADTKLAAMMPFQVDEALMAQANPGAAFLHCLPAHRGEEVVDAVIDGPQSLIWPEAENRLHAQKAVLRWCFGQLG, encoded by the coding sequence ATGCGCCACTTTCTCGATCTGTCCGACGCCGGCACCGCGGACATCCAGGCGATGCTCGACGACGCGGTCGCCCGCAAATCGGCCCGTATCGGTTGGCCCAAGGGCAAGGCCGATGCCGACGCGCCGCTTGCCGGCCACGTCCTCGCGATGATCTTCGAGAAGAATTCGACGCGTACCCGCGTCTCGTTCGACATGGCGATCCGCCAGCTTGGCGGCACGTCGATCGTTATGGACGCGGGCTCGATGCAACTCGGCCGCGGCGAGAGCATTGCCGACACCGCGCGCGTATTGTCCGGTTATGTCGATGCTATCATGATCCGCACCGACGATCACGCCAAGGTGGTCGAGATGGCCAAACACGCCAGCGTGCCGGTGATCAACGGCCTCACCGACGCATCGCATCCGTGCCAGATCATGGCCGATCTGCTGACCATCCTCGAGAGCGGACGGACGCTGCCCGGCCTCAAGGTCGCGTGGCTCGGCGACGGCAACAACGTCCTTGCCTCGATCATGGAGGCCGGCGGACTGCTCGGCTTCGACGTTGTCGCGGCGTGCCCGCAGGGGTTCCAGCCGAGCGACGCCGATGTCGCGCGGGGCAGGGGCCGCGCACGCGTCGTCGGCACCGCCAGCGAAGCGGCCGAAGGCGCCGACGTGATCGTCACCGACACCTGGATCTCGATGGGCCAGCCGCATGCCGATACCAAGCTCGCGGCGATGATGCCCTTCCAGGTCGACGAAGCACTGATGGCGCAGGCCAATCCGGGCGCGGCGTTTCTCCACTGCCTGCCCGCGCACCGCGGCGAGGAAGTGGTCGACGCGGTGATCGATGGCCCACAGTCGCTGATCTGGCCCGAGGCCGAGAACCGGCTCCATGCGCAGAAGGCGGTGCTGCGCTGGTGCTTCGGGCAATTGGGCTGA
- a CDS encoding Hsp33 family molecular chaperone HslO, with the protein MTPNTAPTTDLDRVIGFTIPSRHARGRVARLGPVLDEILSAHAYPEPIERLLAEALTLTALLGATLKDAQGQMTLQAQSPGAIVSLLVCDYKNGELRGYVQFDAERLSQLGKKPTLDALCKKGHLAITFDQAATRERYQGIVPLVASSIGAAAEEYFLQSEQIPTLVRIGTHRGKDGKLVAGGILVQHLPEGEAGRERLHVRLDHPEWQHVEALSATMGADELAEPSIPLENLVWRLFNEEEEVRVLVGTGLSRGCRCDTTYITEVLSKFAPEDRAEMADENGVISVDCAFCSKKFPVQLGDFVAPPL; encoded by the coding sequence ATGACTCCCAACACCGCCCCCACCACCGATCTCGATCGTGTGATCGGCTTCACCATTCCGAGCCGCCATGCCCGCGGCCGCGTCGCGCGGCTGGGGCCGGTGCTCGATGAGATCCTGTCGGCCCACGCCTATCCCGAGCCGATCGAGCGGCTGCTCGCCGAGGCGCTGACCTTGACGGCTTTGCTCGGCGCGACGCTCAAGGATGCGCAGGGGCAGATGACGCTCCAGGCGCAGTCGCCTGGCGCGATCGTCAGCCTGCTGGTATGCGACTACAAGAACGGCGAGCTACGCGGCTATGTCCAGTTCGACGCCGAACGGCTGTCGCAGCTGGGCAAGAAGCCGACGCTCGATGCGCTGTGCAAGAAGGGGCATCTGGCAATCACCTTCGACCAGGCGGCGACCAGGGAGCGCTACCAGGGGATCGTCCCGCTCGTCGCGTCGTCGATCGGCGCGGCGGCGGAGGAATATTTCCTCCAGTCCGAGCAGATCCCGACGCTGGTGCGGATCGGCACGCATCGCGGCAAGGACGGCAAGCTGGTTGCCGGCGGCATCCTCGTCCAGCATCTGCCTGAGGGCGAGGCGGGGCGCGAGCGACTGCACGTGCGGCTCGACCATCCCGAATGGCAGCATGTCGAGGCGCTGTCGGCGACGATGGGCGCCGACGAGCTCGCCGAGCCGAGCATCCCGCTCGAGAATCTCGTTTGGCGGCTGTTCAACGAGGAAGAGGAAGTGCGCGTGCTTGTCGGCACCGGGCTCTCGCGCGGCTGCCGCTGCGATACGACCTACATCACCGAGGTGCTGAGCAAGTTCGCGCCCGAAGACCGCGCCGAGATGGCGGACGAGAACGGCGTGATCAGTGTCGATTGCGCCTTCTGTTCGAAGAAGTTCCCCGTGCAGCTCGGCGATTTTGTTGCACCGCCGTTGTAA
- the queC gene encoding 7-cyano-7-deazaguanine synthase QueC, with translation MTDSVAVALISGGLDSMISAARAREDGHRLLALSIDYNQRHQVELAAARRIAAMLGAERHVVLPLDLRAFGGSALTAEIDVPKQGVGDDIPVTYVPARNTIFLSLALGWAEAAGARDIYIGVNALDYSGYPDCRPEFITGFEKLAELATKAGVEGEPFRIRAPLQDMTKADIVREGMRLGLDLGMSWSCYDPAPGGVHCGLCDSCRLRSKGFEEAGVPDPTGYATDR, from the coding sequence ATGACCGACAGCGTTGCAGTCGCCCTGATCTCGGGCGGGTTGGATTCGATGATCTCCGCCGCGCGAGCGCGCGAGGACGGGCATCGGCTGCTCGCGCTTTCGATCGATTACAACCAGCGTCACCAGGTCGAGCTTGCCGCGGCGCGCCGGATCGCGGCGATGCTGGGCGCCGAGCGCCATGTCGTGCTGCCGCTCGACCTGCGCGCGTTCGGCGGATCGGCGCTGACCGCCGAGATCGACGTGCCCAAGCAGGGCGTGGGCGACGACATCCCGGTCACCTATGTGCCGGCGCGCAACACGATCTTCCTCAGCCTGGCGCTCGGCTGGGCCGAGGCGGCGGGCGCGCGCGACATCTATATCGGCGTCAACGCGCTCGATTATTCGGGCTATCCCGATTGCCGGCCCGAGTTCATCACCGGGTTCGAGAAGCTCGCCGAGCTGGCGACCAAGGCGGGGGTGGAGGGCGAGCCCTTCCGCATCCGCGCGCCGCTCCAGGATATGACCAAGGCCGATATCGTCCGCGAGGGGATGCGGCTGGGGCTCGACCTGGGGATGAGCTGGTCGTGCTACGATCCGGCGCCGGGCGGCGTGCATTGCGGCCTGTGCGACAGCTGCCGGCTGCGTTCGAAGGGTTTCGAAGAAGCCGGCGTGCCCGATCCGACGGGCTACGCGACCGACCGATGA
- the queE gene encoding 7-carboxy-7-deazaguanine synthase: protein MTYAVKEMFLTLQGEGVNAGARAVFVRFAGCNLWSGREQDRATAVCKFCDTDFVGTDGLGGGKFVDADALADAVVGHWAAGPDRRFVVLTGGEPMLQIDDALVDALHARGFRIAIESNGTLPAHPGIDWVCISPKAGSDVVQRSGDELKLVWPQAGSDLDMLESWDFANFLVQPMDDANGAENVRAATALAMARPRWRLSLQTHKLLGLR, encoded by the coding sequence ATGACCTACGCCGTCAAAGAGATGTTCCTCACGCTCCAGGGCGAGGGCGTGAATGCCGGGGCGCGCGCGGTGTTCGTGCGGTTTGCCGGGTGCAACCTATGGTCGGGGCGTGAGCAGGACCGGGCTACGGCGGTGTGCAAGTTCTGCGACACCGATTTCGTCGGCACCGATGGGCTGGGCGGCGGCAAGTTCGTAGATGCCGATGCGCTGGCCGATGCGGTGGTCGGCCATTGGGCAGCAGGGCCGGATCGCCGCTTCGTGGTGCTCACCGGCGGCGAGCCGATGCTCCAGATCGACGACGCCCTCGTCGATGCGCTCCACGCGCGCGGCTTCCGCATCGCGATCGAGAGCAACGGCACCTTGCCTGCGCATCCCGGGATCGACTGGGTGTGCATCAGCCCCAAGGCTGGCAGCGACGTGGTTCAGCGCTCGGGCGACGAGCTCAAGCTGGTCTGGCCGCAGGCGGGCAGCGATCTCGACATGCTCGAGAGCTGGGACTTCGCCAACTTCCTCGTCCAGCCGATGGACGACGCGAACGGCGCGGAGAATGTCCGTGCCGCGACGGCGCTGGCGATGGCGCGGCCGCGCTGGCGGCTGTCGCTCCAGACGCACAAGCTGTTGGGGCTGCGCTAG